In Anaerostipes hadrus ATCC 29173 = JCM 17467, a single genomic region encodes these proteins:
- a CDS encoding tyrosine-type recombinase/integrase — MKTDAGKDRLVPIHPRIRDLVKHRYQEAINLGSDYLINCTDTKTHRSSLKMTYDKYRHRFEKIVKKLELNPDHRAHDPRIQFSTMAKRDKVDEYALKYMMGHKINDITEATYTKRKPEWLMAEIMKIK; from the coding sequence ATGAAGACTGACGCAGGTAAAGATCGCTTGGTTCCAATCCATCCACGGATTCGTGATCTAGTCAAGCATCGATACCAGGAAGCAATAAATCTTGGAAGTGATTATTTAATCAACTGCACTGATACAAAAACACACCGAAGTAGCTTAAAAATGACGTATGATAAATATAGACATCGATTCGAAAAGATTGTTAAGAAATTAGAGCTCAATCCAGATCACAGAGCTCATGATCCAAGGATTCAGTTTTCCACGATGGCAAAAAGAGATAAAGTAGATGAATATGCATTAAAATATATGATGGGTCACAAGATCAACGATATCACAGAAGCTACTTACACAAAACGAAAACCAGAGTGGCTAATGGCCGAGATCATGAAAATAAAATAA
- a CDS encoding zinc ribbon domain-containing protein — protein sequence MALIKCPECQLQVSDKAITCPHCGYPLDTKVIKQQQRKTNKRKRLPNGFGTISELKNQNLRKPFRALVCVGKNFYGKPIYKSLKPETYFKTYNDAYAALLEYHKNPYDLDSDLTVEQLYEKWTDKYFESLSSPSSERTIKSAWNYCSAVYDMRAKDLRARHIKGCMEDGTYVVDGKEKHASPTTKTKIKSLFNLMLDYALEYELVDKNYARTFNLSDDVIKDVKEAKKDHIDFTDEEIKKLWDHLYDTDYVDVILIQCYSGWRPQELGLIELKM from the coding sequence ACTGATCAAATGTCCAGAATGTCAATTGCAGGTAAGTGATAAGGCAATAACTTGTCCTCACTGCGGTTATCCTCTAGATACAAAAGTTATTAAACAACAACAAAGAAAAACTAATAAACGAAAACGTCTTCCAAATGGATTTGGCACTATATCCGAATTAAAAAATCAAAATCTTAGAAAGCCTTTTCGTGCATTAGTCTGTGTTGGAAAAAATTTTTATGGAAAACCTATTTATAAATCATTGAAACCAGAAACATATTTCAAAACCTATAATGATGCTTACGCTGCATTACTTGAATATCATAAAAATCCGTATGATCTTGACTCTGATCTGACAGTCGAGCAATTATACGAAAAGTGGACTGATAAATATTTTGAATCCCTGTCAAGTCCTTCAAGTGAACGTACAATTAAATCTGCCTGGAACTACTGCTCTGCTGTTTATGATATGCGTGCAAAAGATTTACGTGCCCGACATATTAAAGGTTGTATGGAAGATGGAACGTATGTAGTCGATGGTAAAGAAAAACACGCATCTCCTACTACAAAGACAAAGATAAAATCTCTATTCAACTTAATGTTGGATTATGCGCTAGAGTATGAATTAGTAGACAAGAATTATGCAAGGACCTTTAATTTGTCTGATGATGTTATTAAAGATGTTAAAGAAGCGAAGAAGGACCATATTGATTTTACGGATGAAGAAATAAAAAAATTATGGGATCATTTGTATGATACTGATTATGTGGATGTGATTCTGATCCAATGCTACTCTGGATGGCGACCACAAGAATTGGGTCTAATTGAATTAAAAATGTAG